From a single Streptomyces sp. 1331.2 genomic region:
- the pyrH gene encoding UMP kinase, which translates to MQETQETAQDPKAGSRRRVLLKLSGEAFAGGGGLGVDPDVVHAIAREIATVVRAGTEVAVVIGGGNFFRGAELQVRGMDRARSDYMGMLGTVMNCLALQDFLVKEGIETRVQTAITMGQVAEPYLPLRAVRHLEKGRVVIFGAGMGMPYFSTDTTAVQRALEIHADVLLMGKNGVDGVYDSDPRTNPDAVKFDALEYSEVIARDLKVADLTAITLCKDNNLPMLVFELLAEGNIARAVKSEKIGTLISQDSVRA; encoded by the coding sequence ATGCAGGAGACGCAGGAGACCGCGCAGGACCCCAAGGCCGGCTCGCGCCGCCGGGTGCTGCTCAAGCTGTCCGGTGAAGCCTTCGCCGGTGGCGGCGGGCTCGGCGTCGACCCGGACGTCGTGCACGCGATCGCCCGGGAGATCGCCACCGTCGTCCGCGCCGGTACCGAGGTCGCGGTGGTCATCGGCGGCGGCAACTTCTTCCGGGGCGCCGAGCTGCAGGTCCGCGGTATGGACCGGGCCCGCTCCGACTACATGGGCATGCTCGGCACCGTCATGAACTGCCTTGCGCTGCAGGACTTCCTGGTCAAGGAGGGCATCGAGACCCGGGTCCAGACCGCCATCACCATGGGCCAGGTCGCCGAGCCGTACCTGCCGCTGCGCGCCGTCCGGCACCTGGAGAAGGGCCGCGTCGTGATCTTCGGCGCCGGTATGGGCATGCCGTACTTCTCCACCGACACCACGGCCGTCCAGCGGGCGCTGGAGATCCACGCCGACGTCCTGCTGATGGGCAAGAACGGCGTGGACGGCGTCTACGACTCCGACCCGCGGACCAACCCGGACGCGGTCAAGTTCGACGCGCTGGAGTACTCCGAGGTCATCGCGCGCGACCTCAAGGTCGCCGACCTCACCGCGATCACGCTGTGCAAGGACAACAACCTTCCGATGCTGGTCTTCGAACTGCTGGCGGAGGGCAATATCGCGCGTGCGGTGAAGAGTGAGAAGATCGGCACACTCATCAGCCAGGATTCTGTCCGGGCCTGA
- a CDS encoding phosphatidate cytidylyltransferase, translating into MPPVPADPGPPPGAPGRGRPAVPGASAAEPAREAGRLSGPLFRDEPSEPAPPAVTETVVLRAISPDVAPAPAPGHGTPPHPGAPVHPAPPPSHPAAGQPRFVPSSHPGQETPVAAQPDPQPQPRKQRGGRNLQAAIGVGVGLGVVIIASLFVVKALFLVVVMAAVAVGVWELTSRLSERKEIKAPLVPLVVGGIAMVATGYWSGVEWAAASLALTGLAVMVWRMAEPPENYLRDITAGVFTAFYVPFLATFVAMMLAADDGPQRIVLFLIVTICSDTGAYAVGYKFGRTKLAPTISPGKTREGLAGGIALSMLAGAVLMQLIIDDGSWWQGLILGGCAAVTATLGDLGESMIKRDLGIKDMGTLLPGHGGIMDRLDSLLPTAPVVWLLLVAFVGS; encoded by the coding sequence ATGCCCCCCGTCCCGGCCGACCCCGGCCCGCCCCCCGGTGCGCCGGGCCGCGGCCGACCGGCCGTCCCCGGCGCCTCCGCGGCGGAGCCGGCCCGGGAGGCCGGCCGACTGAGCGGTCCGCTGTTCCGCGACGAGCCGTCCGAGCCGGCGCCGCCCGCCGTGACGGAGACGGTCGTGCTGCGCGCGATATCGCCCGACGTCGCCCCCGCCCCCGCCCCCGGTCACGGCACCCCGCCGCACCCGGGGGCACCGGTGCATCCCGCGCCGCCGCCCAGCCACCCGGCGGCCGGACAGCCCCGCTTCGTGCCGTCGTCCCACCCAGGGCAGGAGACACCCGTGGCCGCCCAGCCCGACCCGCAACCGCAGCCGCGCAAGCAGCGCGGTGGCCGTAACCTCCAGGCCGCCATAGGCGTGGGGGTCGGCCTCGGCGTGGTGATCATCGCCTCGCTGTTCGTGGTGAAGGCGCTGTTCCTGGTCGTCGTGATGGCCGCGGTCGCGGTCGGCGTCTGGGAGCTGACCAGCCGGCTCTCCGAGCGCAAGGAGATCAAGGCGCCGCTGGTCCCGCTGGTCGTCGGCGGCATCGCGATGGTCGCCACCGGTTACTGGTCCGGGGTCGAGTGGGCCGCAGCCTCACTCGCACTGACCGGCCTGGCGGTGATGGTCTGGAGGATGGCCGAGCCGCCGGAGAACTACCTGCGGGACATAACGGCGGGCGTGTTCACCGCCTTCTACGTGCCCTTCCTGGCCACCTTCGTGGCGATGATGCTGGCGGCCGACGACGGCCCCCAGCGGATCGTGCTCTTCCTGATCGTCACGATCTGCAGCGACACCGGCGCCTACGCCGTGGGCTACAAGTTCGGCCGGACCAAGCTGGCCCCGACGATCAGCCCCGGCAAGACCCGCGAGGGCCTGGCCGGCGGCATCGCCCTGTCGATGCTGGCCGGCGCCGTGCTGATGCAGCTGATCATCGACGACGGCAGCTGGTGGCAGGGCCTGATCCTGGGCGGCTGCGCCGCGGTCACCGCGACCCTGGGCGACCTGGGCGAGTCGATGATCAAGCGCGACCTGGGGATCAAGGACATGGGCACGCTGCTGCCCGGCCACGGCGGCATCATGGACCGGTTG
- the frr gene encoding ribosome recycling factor — MIEETLLEAEEKMEKAVAVAKDDFAAIRTGRAHPAMFAKIVAEYYGAVTPINQLASFSVPEPRMAVVSPFDKTALKAIEQAIRDSDLGVNPSNDGNIIRVVLPELTEERRREFIKVARGKGEDAKVSIRSVRRKAKDAIDKLVKDGEVGEDEGRRAEKELDDTTAKYVAAVDELLKHKEAELLEV; from the coding sequence GTGATCGAAGAGACCCTCCTCGAAGCCGAGGAGAAGATGGAGAAGGCCGTCGCCGTCGCCAAGGACGACTTCGCCGCCATCCGCACCGGCCGCGCGCACCCGGCGATGTTCGCCAAGATCGTCGCGGAGTACTACGGCGCCGTGACGCCGATCAACCAGCTGGCCTCGTTCTCGGTGCCGGAGCCCCGGATGGCGGTCGTCTCGCCGTTCGACAAGACCGCGCTGAAGGCCATCGAGCAGGCGATCCGCGACTCCGACCTGGGCGTCAACCCGTCCAACGACGGCAACATCATCCGCGTCGTGCTGCCCGAGCTGACCGAGGAGCGCCGCCGGGAGTTCATCAAGGTCGCCCGCGGCAAGGGCGAGGACGCCAAGGTCTCCATCCGTTCGGTGCGCCGCAAGGCCAAGGACGCGATCGACAAGCTGGTCAAGGACGGCGAGGTCGGCGAGGACGAGGGCCGCCGCGCCGAGAAGGAGCTCGACGACACCACGGCCAAGTACGTGGCCGCCGTCGACGAGCTGCTGAAGCACAAGGAAGCCGAGCTGCTCGAGGTCTGA